Proteins encoded within one genomic window of Pigmentiphaga sp. H8:
- a CDS encoding VOC family protein, translated as MHKQIFVNLPVADLPRTQAFFGQLGFTFNAQFTNEKAACMVIGENIYAMLLTTDFFRGFASKPISDARQSTEVLVALTCDSREAVDDMVRKALAAGGTAPRPPQDHGFMYSHGFDDPDGHAWEVFYMDPATVEQG; from the coding sequence ATGCACAAGCAGATCTTCGTCAACCTGCCCGTCGCCGACCTGCCGCGCACCCAGGCCTTCTTCGGCCAGCTCGGCTTCACCTTCAACGCCCAGTTCACCAACGAAAAGGCCGCCTGCATGGTCATCGGCGAAAACATCTACGCCATGCTGCTCACCACGGATTTTTTCCGCGGTTTCGCCAGCAAGCCGATCAGCGATGCCCGGCAAAGCACCGAAGTCCTGGTGGCCCTGACCTGCGACAGCCGGGAAGCCGTCGACGACATGGTGCGCAAGGCCCTGGCCGCCGGCGGCACGGCGCCGCGGCCTCCGCAGGACCACGGCTTCATGTACAGCCATGGCTTCGACGACCCGGACGGCCATGCATGGGAGGTCTTCTACATGGACCCGGCCACGGTCGAGCAGGGCTGA
- a CDS encoding YciI family protein, with product MRFMIIVRATADTEAGVMPEEPLLAAMTAYHEELARAGVLLDANGLKPSSRGWRVRYRAGKGSVIDGPFTETKELIAGYTLIQVRSREEAMEWARRFPSPMGSEADGEIEVRELFELDDLGPSEAVDRFRKLETASR from the coding sequence ATGCGATTCATGATCATCGTCCGCGCCACCGCCGACACCGAGGCCGGCGTCATGCCCGAGGAACCCCTGCTTGCCGCGATGACCGCCTACCACGAGGAACTGGCCCGGGCCGGCGTGCTGCTGGACGCCAACGGCCTGAAGCCGTCGTCCCGGGGCTGGCGCGTGCGCTACCGCGCCGGCAAGGGCTCGGTCATCGACGGCCCGTTCACCGAGACCAAGGAACTGATCGCCGGCTACACGCTGATCCAGGTGCGCTCGCGCGAGGAGGCCATGGAATGGGCCCGGCGCTTTCCGTCGCCCATGGGCTCCGAGGCCGATGGCGAGATCGAGGTGCGCGAGCTCTTCGAGCTGGATGACCTCGGCCCGAGCGAAGCGGTAGACCGCTTCCGCAAGCTGGAAACGGCCAGCCGATAA
- a CDS encoding YciI family protein yields the protein MAYMLLIVEPTGQRAERSEEAGRDLYDRMVAFGADLKTRGLLLAAESLASQDSAVRVQKRDGRARLVDGPFAEAKEMIGGFFLLDCATREEAVAIAQTCPAAQWCTIEVREVAPCYR from the coding sequence ATGGCCTACATGCTGCTCATCGTCGAACCCACCGGCCAGCGCGCCGAGCGCAGCGAGGAGGCCGGCCGCGACCTCTACGACCGCATGGTCGCCTTCGGCGCCGACCTGAAGACGCGGGGCCTGTTGCTGGCCGCCGAATCGCTGGCCTCGCAGGACAGCGCCGTGCGAGTGCAGAAACGGGACGGTCGCGCCCGCCTGGTGGACGGGCCCTTCGCCGAAGCCAAGGAAATGATAGGCGGCTTCTTCCTGCTGGACTGCGCCACGCGCGAGGAAGCCGTGGCCATCGCGCAAACCTGCCCGGCGGCGCAATGGTGCACGATCGAGGTGCGGGAAGTGGCGCCCTGCTACCGCTGA
- a CDS encoding tripartite tricarboxylate transporter substrate binding protein yields the protein MRQGSAAVATGRRRWLAAGVAAVGVAAAVPAMGQQPAWPARPVRIVVPYAPGGGVDVIARALAERLGQKWGRPVIVENKLGAASIIGADAVAKAAPDGHTLLVTSESTITSNPFLYDKLPYDAVRDLTPISQLVSLPQMVLAHPSVQAGSLDDLVALAKARPNELNYASMGSGSLPHLLFEGLRHKTGIQITQIPYKGIMPAVTALIGGEVQLAMVGAAIAEPHIRAGKMKPLAIARASRLSSEPNVPTLAEAGYADIDPRESWFGLFATGGTPDAVIQRIHADVKAIAADPEFQQRFVAARGFDPVFSSPAAFTAALRDEMRHKEGLIRLTGAKAD from the coding sequence ATGAGGCAAGGAAGTGCAGCGGTGGCCACGGGCCGCCGCCGGTGGCTGGCGGCAGGCGTCGCGGCCGTGGGCGTCGCGGCCGCCGTGCCGGCGATGGGACAGCAGCCGGCCTGGCCGGCGCGGCCGGTGCGCATCGTGGTGCCCTATGCGCCCGGCGGCGGCGTGGACGTGATCGCCCGGGCCCTGGCCGAGCGCCTGGGGCAGAAATGGGGCCGTCCGGTCATCGTCGAGAACAAGCTGGGCGCGGCCTCCATCATCGGCGCCGACGCCGTCGCCAAGGCGGCGCCCGACGGCCATACCCTCTTGGTGACGAGCGAATCGACCATCACCAGCAATCCCTTCCTGTATGACAAGCTGCCCTACGACGCCGTGCGCGACCTGACGCCGATCTCGCAACTGGTCAGCCTGCCGCAGATGGTGCTGGCGCATCCTTCGGTGCAAGCCGGTTCGCTCGACGACCTGGTGGCGCTGGCCAAGGCCAGGCCCAACGAGCTGAACTACGCCTCGATGGGCTCGGGCAGCCTGCCCCACCTGCTGTTCGAGGGGCTGCGCCACAAGACGGGCATACAGATCACCCAGATACCCTACAAAGGCATCATGCCGGCCGTGACGGCGCTGATCGGCGGCGAGGTGCAGCTGGCCATGGTGGGCGCGGCCATCGCCGAGCCCCATATCCGCGCCGGCAAGATGAAGCCGCTGGCCATCGCGCGGGCCAGCCGGCTGTCGTCCGAGCCGAACGTGCCCACCCTGGCGGAAGCCGGCTATGCCGACATCGATCCGCGCGAATCCTGGTTCGGCCTTTTCGCCACCGGCGGCACGCCCGATGCCGTGATCCAGCGCATCCATGCCGACGTGAAGGCGATCGCCGCCGACCCGGAATTCCAGCAGCGTTTCGTGGCCGCGCGCGGCTTCGATCCGGTGTTCTCGTCGCCGGCGGCGTTCACCGCCGCGCTGCGCGACGAGATGCGTCACAAGGAAGGCCTGATCCGCCTGACCGGAGCCAAGGCCGACTAA